Proteins encoded by one window of Arabidopsis thaliana chromosome 2, partial sequence:
- a CDS encoding Cysteine/Histidine-rich C1 domain family protein (Cysteine/Histidine-rich C1 domain family protein; CONTAINS InterPro DOMAIN/s: DC1 (InterPro:IPR004146), C1-like (InterPro:IPR011424); BEST Arabidopsis thaliana protein match is: Cysteine/Histidine-rich C1 domain family protein (TAIR:AT2G02610.1); Has 1575 Blast hits to 615 proteins in 28 species: Archae - 0; Bacteria - 0; Metazoa - 6; Fungi - 2; Plants - 1557; Viruses - 0; Other Eukaryotes - 10 (source: NCBI BLink).): MDLFGEFHKVEFNGKPFLVYRNVIKPLPQTQTSNSFDKQSIDSVYDLPPQPLFLCPRLRTRILLNSLDDEVEDEVTNHILSKYSSSPLFDETSNNHHVLPLFWCNNKEVDPEAEEGDECYSCSIQTIGTDYYFCATCDKRFHKECVECPLEISYPTHTKHSLQLFYSKYRFDHCIYCRKRATYMIYFCALCDSYMHVLCAQSKIPFFIDQPKRHDHTLTLFPRQASLTCNICGLINKLHFTYVCPICDFVAHSDCIYIPQTIRISRHHHRVSFISSLPFEEKSCGVCRQMVDSDYGAYTCNVCSGYVVHVRCALRKDIWDGKELAEVPEELEDVESFRRLADGEIFHFYHHHHLKFDISGVYVGNKFCQACVLPINEGNIYVCVECDFILHETCAYAPRKKVHPLHPHPLTQKGDHVNAFFKCSACMRKSNGFGYSCYNRNCYFKLDAVCASTAEPFNYQGHRHPLFLSLDPKDKPMCHICKSTKDKKVLNCIECDFIICFECATLPYMVRYKHDEHYLTFCHGDEVSDSDWCELCEGKLSIGGKEGFYNCKDCCTTLHINCLLGPDQYYKAGQTYKIGEVDISLQHNNSASRPICCMCNIRCPYPIFLVATVDRIAYILCSSKHLK; encoded by the coding sequence ATGGACTTGTTCGGAGAATTTCATAAAGTGGAATTTAATGGGAAACCATTTCTTGTATACCGCAACGTTATAAAACCATTaccacaaacacaaacctCAAACTCCTTTGATAAACAATCCATTGATTCCGTCTACGATCTCCCTCCTCAACCTCTTTTCTTATGCCCTAGACTCCGAACCCGTATATTATTGAATTCTCTTGATGATGAGGTGGAAGATGAGGTAACTAATCATATCCTTTCCAAGTACAGTTCTTCCCCTCTCTTTGATGAGACCAGCAACAATCATCATGTACTCCCTCTGTTTTGGTGCAACAACAAAGAAGTTGATCCGGAAGCAGAAGAAGGCGATGAGTGCTATTCCTGCTCTATCCAAACCATCGGTACAGACTATTATTTTTGTGCCACGTGTGATAAAAGGTTCCACAAAGAATGCGTCGAGTGTCCACTTGAGATTAGTTATCCTACCCACACCAAACATTCTCTCCAACTCTTCTATTCTAAATATAGATTTGACCATTGCATCTACTGTAGAAAAAGAGCAACctatatgatttatttttgtgctCTTTGCGACAGTTATATGCATGTCCTTTGTGCTCAGTCAAAAATACCCTTTTTTATAGACCAGCCAAAAAGACATGACCATACTCTCACCCTTTTCCCTAGACAAGCTTCCTTAACCTGCAATATTTGTGGTTTGATAAATAAACTCCATTTCACCTACGTTTGCCCTATATGCGATTTCGTAGCCCATAGTGATTGTATTTATATCCCACAAACCATAAGAATATCCCGTCACCACCATCGTgtctcttttatttcttccCTTCCTTTTGAAGAAAAGTCTTGTGGAGTTTGCCGTCAAATGGTTGATAGTGATTATGGTGCATACACTTGCAATGTGTGTAGTGGCTATGTCGTTCACGTAAGATGTGCATTACGTAAGGATATATGGGATGGTAAAGAACTCGCGGAAGTACCAGAAGAATTAGAAGACGTTGAGTCCTTCAGGAGGTTAGCTGATGGAGAAATATTCCATTtttatcatcaccatcatctgAAATTTGACATAAGTGGAGTTTACGTTGGAAACAAATTTTGTCAAGCGTGTGTCCTTCCAATCAACGAAggaaatatttatgtttgtgtGGAATGTGATTTCATCCTACACGAAACATGTGCATATGCTCCACGTAAAAAGGTCCATCCATTACATCCCCATCCCCTTACACAAAAGGGTGATCATGTAAACGCTTTCTTCAAATGCAGTGCTTGTATGCGTAAGAGTAATGGTTTCGGATATTCGTGTTATAACCGAAATTGTTACTTTAAACTAGATGCAGTGTGTGCCTCGACTGCTGAGCCGTTCAATTATCAAGGCCATCGACATCCCTTATTCCTATCGTTAGACCCAAAAGATAAGCCAATGTGCCACATTTGCAAGTCAACGAAAGATAAGAAGGTACTTAACTGCATTGAATGTGactttattatatgttttgaatgCGCAACCTTACCATACATGGTAAGGTACAAGCATGACGAACATTACCTCACATTTTGTCATGGAGATGAGGTGAGTGACTCAGATTGGTGTGAATTATGTGAGGGAAAGTTATCAATTGGAGGAAAAGAAGGGTTCTATAATTGCAAAGATTGCTGCACCACGCTTCATATTAATTGCTTACTTGGCCCAGATCAATATTATAAGGCTGGTCAAACTTACAAAATTGGTGAGGTTGATATTAGTTTGCAACACAACAATTCTGCTTCTCGGCCTATTTGCTGTATGTGCAATATCCGTTGTCCGTATCCAATATTTTTGGTAGCCACAGTGGATAGGATTGCTTATATTCTATGTTCTAGTAAACATTTGAAGTAA
- a CDS encoding Cysteine/Histidine-rich C1 domain family protein (Cysteine/Histidine-rich C1 domain family protein; CONTAINS InterPro DOMAIN/s: DC1 (InterPro:IPR004146), C1-like (InterPro:IPR011424); BEST Arabidopsis thaliana protein match is: Cysteine/Histidine-rich C1 domain family protein (TAIR:AT2G02610.1); Has 35333 Blast hits to 34131 proteins in 2444 species: Archae - 798; Bacteria - 22429; Metazoa - 974; Fungi - 991; Plants - 531; Viruses - 0; Other Eukaryotes - 9610 (source: NCBI BLink).): MHVFCAQMKIPFFIDQPKRHDHTLTLFPRQASLTCNICGLVNKLHLTYICPICDFVAHSDCIYIPQTIRISRHHHRVSFISSLPFEEKSCGVCRQMLDSDYGAYICKGCSGFVAHIRCALRSDIWDGKELEGVPEEVEEDDVESFKRIADGVILHFSHRHHLYFEISGVYNGNKFCQACALPVNEGNLYVCVGCDFILHETCADAPRRKVHPLHPHPLKLIFYEDNCFHCKACWRTSTAFGYRCINHNCKYMIDIVCASTAEPFDYQGHRHPLFLSLDPKEKPMCHICRSTKDKKVLNCIECDFIVCFECATLPYMIRYKHDEHYLTFCHGDEASDSDWCELCEGKLAIGGKEGFYECKDCCTTLHINCLLGPDPYLMVGQRLPVPNGEIFFRHNNYTTRPFCSICNIRCPYPTFVSYIKDMFISYILCSSKHLKTRYHH, encoded by the coding sequence ATGCATGTCTTTTGTGCTCAGATGAAAATACCTTTTTTTATAGACCAACCAAAAAGACATGACCATACCCTCACCCTTTTTCCTAGACAAGCTTCCTTAACCTGCAATATTTGTGGTTTGGTAAATAAACTTCATCTCACCTACATTTGCCCTATATGCGATTTCGTAGCCCATAGTGATTGTATCTATATCCCACAAACCATAAGAATATCTCGTCACCACCATCGTGTGTCTTTTATTTCTTCCCTTCCTTTTGAAGAAAAGTCTTGCGGAGTTTGTCGTCAAATGCTTGACAGTGATTATGGTGCATATATTTGCAAAGGGTGTAGTGGCTTTGTCGCTCACATAAGATGTGCACTACGTAGTGATATATGGGATGGAAAAGAACTTGAAGGAGTAccagaagaagtagaagaagatgacgttGAATCCTTCAAGAGGATAGCTGATGGAGTAATACTCCATTTTTCTCATCGCCATCATCTGTATTTTGAGATAAGTGGAGTTTACAATGGAAACAAGTTTTGTCAAGCTTGTGCCCTTCCAGTCAATGAAGGGAATTTGTATGTATGTGTGGGATGTGATTTCATCCTACACGAAACATGTGCAGATGCTCCACGTAGAAAGGTCCATCCATTACATCCCCATCCccttaaactaattttttatgAAGACAATTGCTTCCACTGCAAAGCTTGTTGGCGTACGAGTACTGCTTTTGGATATAGGTGTATCAACCACAATTGCAAGTACATGATAGATATAGTGTGTGCCTCGACTGCTGAGCCGTTTGATTATCAAGGCCATCGACATCCCTTATTCTTATCGTTAGACCCAAAAGAGAAGCCAATGTGCCACATTTGCAGGTCAACAAAAGATAAGAAGGTACTTAACTGCATTGAATGTGACTTTATTGTATGTTTCGAATGCGCCACCTTACCATACATGATAAGGTATAAGCATGATGAACATTACCTCACATTTTGTCATGGAGATGAGGCAAGTGACTCAGATTGGTGTGAATTATGTGAGGGAAAGTTAGCAATTGGAGGAAAAGAAGGATTCTATGAGTGCAAAGATTGTTGTACGACACTTCATATTAATTGCTTACTTGGCCCAGATCCATATCTTATGGTTGGTCAAAGGCTCCCAGTTCCTAACGGTGAGATTTTTTTTCGACACAACAATTATACTACTCGGCCTTTTTGCTCGATATGCAATATTCGTTGTCCGTATCCAACATTTGTTTCATACATAAAGGATATGTTTATATCTTATATTCTATGTTCTAGTAAGCACTTGAAGACGAGATACCATCATTGA
- a CDS encoding Ribonuclease H-like superfamily protein (Ribonuclease H-like superfamily protein; FUNCTIONS IN: nucleic acid binding; INVOLVED IN: biological_process unknown; LOCATED IN: cellular_component unknown; EXPRESSED IN: sperm cell; CONTAINS InterPro DOMAIN/s: Polynucleotidyl transferase, ribonuclease H fold (InterPro:IPR012337), RNA-directed DNA polymerase (reverse transcriptase), related (InterPro:IPR015706); BEST Arabidopsis thaliana protein match is: Ribonuclease H-like superfamily protein (TAIR:AT3G09510.1); Has 1375 Blast hits to 1363 proteins in 25 species: Archae - 0; Bacteria - 0; Metazoa - 1; Fungi - 2; Plants - 1371; Viruses - 0; Other Eukaryotes - 1 (source: NCBI BLink).) yields the protein MRKRILRSGYWVATHEDLLEEEAIQPPPGSTEVKQAIWKLHVAPKIKHFLWRCVTGALATNTRLRSRNIDADPICQRCCIEEETIHHIMFNCPYTQSVWRSANIIIGNQWGPPSSFEDNLNRLIQLSKTQTTNSLDRFLPFWIMWRLWKSRNVFLFQQKCQSPDYEARKGIQDATEWLNANETTENTNVHVATNPIQTSRRDSSQWNPPPEGWVKCNFDSGYTQGSPYTRSGWTIRECNGHIVLCGNAKLQSSTCSLHAEALGFLHALQVIWAHGLRYVWFESDSKSLVTLINNGEDHSLLGTLIYDIRHWMLKLPYCSLEFVNRERNSAADALASHVHARDPLFQSYTTPPSWLVNTLYYPYTI from the exons ATGCGGAAGAGGATAC TTCGCTCGGGTTATTGGGTTGCAACACATGAGGATCTTCTTGAGGAGGAGGCAATACAACCCCCACCTGGATCGACTGAAGTAAAACAAGCGATTTGGAAACTCCATGTTGCCCCGAAAATTAAACACTTCTTGTGGAGATGTGTAACAGGAGCACTAGCAACAAATACACGACTGCGTTCAAGAAACATTGATGCGGACCCAATATGTCAACGGTGCtgtattgaagaagaaacgatcCATCACATAATGTTTAACTGTCCATATACCCAGTCGGTATGGCGCAGTGCAAACATTATTATTGGCAACCAATGGGGACCACCAAGCTCCTTTGAAGACAATCTAAATCGTTTGATCCAGCTgagcaaaacacaaacaacaaactcTCTTGACCGGTTTCTTCCCTTTTGGATTATGTGGCGACTTTGGAAATCGAGAAACGTGTTCTTATTTCAACAGAAGTGTCAATCGCCGGACTATGAAGCAAGGAAAGGAATTCAAGATGCAACAGAATGGCTCAATGCCAATGAGACAACGGAAAACACAAATGTGCATGTGGCGACAAATCCTATACAAACCTCAAGACGAGATAGCAGCCAGTGGAATCCTCCTCCTGAAGGATGGGTTAAATGTAACTTTGATAGTGGCTATACGCAAGGGAGCCCTTATACACGTTCTGGGTGGACAATACGGGAGTGTAATGGCCATATAGTTCTCTGTGGGAATGCAAAACTTCAGTCATCGACCTGTTCATTACATGCGGAGGCCCTCGGGTTTCTCCATGCACTCCAAGTAATTTGGGCTCATGGACTGCGTTATGTTTGGTTCGAAAGCGACAGTAAGAGTCTTGTTACATTGATCAACAACGGTGAAGATCATAGTCTGCTCGGCACCCTCATCTACGACATACGTCATTGGATGCTTAAGTTGCCGTATTGTTCGCTGGAATTTGTCAATCGTGAAAGGAATTCTGCAGCTGATGCTTTAGCATCTCATGTCCATGCAAGAGACCCTCTGTTTCAGTCTTATACTACACCACCATCTTGGTTGGTTAACACTTTGTATTACCCTTATACCATCTAA